In Candidatus Abyssobacteria bacterium SURF_5, the sequence CTTATATATATTTGATGCGGCCGGCCAGCTCCGCCATCGCGGCCTGGATTCGGGTGTAATCCGCATCGGCCATGTTCCCGCTCGGCAGCGCGAGCGGGCGCGATCCCTTGGACAACATCTTTTCGGCCGCGAGAATGAAAATGGAATTGATCAACGCGGCCCCCGTCACGGTTGAAGCCGCTCCCATTGCGCTGTCCAATTCCGGAATCCTGACCACTGCGTCTCCATAGGGCGCGTAATTATCAAGGACCACATCGGCGACGTCCATCAGTTTCTTGCCGCCCGGCGCCGCCGACGCCACCGATTCGGAATGAACGATGCTCGTGATGGCGATCACGCGGATTCCCGCTTTCTTCATCTCGAGCGCCATCTCCACCGGCGCGGC encodes:
- a CDS encoding sugar isomerase domain-containing protein, with amino-acid sequence MHEEIYINRLMDLLGRLLKDQRAEIDAAVDIIANALMNDGVIHLFGTGHSSLIAQEAFMRAGGLLPVNAILDERILLSGGSLNSTINEKQEGLAAEILSGHQVRSTDAGIVISNSGRNAAPVEMALEMKKAGIRVIAITSIVHSESVASAAPGGKKLMDVADVVLDNYAPYGDAVVRIPELDSAMGAASTVTGAALINSIFILAAEKMLSKGSRPLALPSGNMADADYTRIQAAMAELAGRIKYI